One region of Rubinisphaera margarita genomic DNA includes:
- a CDS encoding PhoH family protein: protein MTEHTEYTARVSSTIDAIRLVFGLQDANLRKIQDVLPVRVVSVENEIRITGNTEKAVDEARQVFEELCQIASRRRQISDRDLDRVLAPVTPIPKMTAEDAEPLGELQIRPAGIVSPKTQGQARYMNAIRDSDLVFCSGPAGSGKTYLAVALALEALKAEQVRKLVLVRPAVEAGEKLGFLPGDLLAKVNPFLRPLLDALRDMLDYDQVQRYMEHDVIEIVPLAFMRGRTLNETFMILDEAQNTTVTQMKMFLTRMGTGSKIVVTGDQTQNDLPPHVTSGLNDAMKRLRGIPGTSAVKLDGRDIVRHRLVREIVKAYDIGSSPNRSSE from the coding sequence TTGACAGAACACACTGAATACACTGCCCGTGTTTCTTCGACCATTGATGCCATTCGCCTCGTCTTCGGACTGCAGGACGCGAATCTCCGCAAGATTCAGGACGTTTTGCCCGTTCGTGTGGTCTCAGTCGAAAACGAGATTCGGATCACCGGTAACACTGAGAAAGCGGTTGATGAGGCGCGGCAGGTCTTTGAAGAACTCTGCCAGATTGCCAGTCGACGCCGCCAGATTTCCGACCGGGATCTCGATCGGGTGCTCGCGCCTGTCACTCCGATCCCAAAAATGACCGCAGAAGATGCTGAGCCTCTCGGAGAACTGCAGATCCGTCCTGCGGGCATTGTTTCTCCCAAGACGCAGGGGCAGGCTCGGTACATGAACGCCATTCGGGATAGCGATCTGGTGTTCTGCAGCGGCCCGGCCGGTTCAGGAAAGACCTATCTCGCCGTCGCCCTGGCACTCGAAGCCCTCAAAGCCGAACAGGTTCGCAAGCTGGTTCTGGTTCGTCCGGCCGTGGAAGCCGGTGAGAAACTGGGATTTCTGCCGGGGGACCTGCTGGCCAAAGTGAACCCCTTTTTGCGCCCTTTGCTTGACGCTTTGCGCGATATGCTCGACTATGATCAGGTCCAGAGATACATGGAACACGATGTCATCGAGATTGTCCCGCTGGCATTCATGCGAGGTCGAACCCTCAACGAGACTTTCATGATTCTGGATGAAGCCCAGAACACGACCGTGACCCAGATGAAGATGTTTTTGACGCGAATGGGAACCGGTTCTAAGATTGTGGTTACGGGAGATCAGACGCAGAATGACCTGCCGCCCCATGTCACGTCGGGACTCAACGATGCCATGAAACGGCTGCGGGGAATTCCAGGGACGTCGGCCGTCAAACTCGATGGTCGCGATATCGTGCGACACCGACTCGTCCGGGAAATTGTCAAAGCTTACGACATCGGCAGCTCGCCGAACCGCTCTTCGGAATGA